In a genomic window of Flavobacterium lipolyticum:
- a CDS encoding T9SS type A sorting domain-containing protein encodes MKKTLLFFILLFSNYFYAQVSDIEHCYGDTSFNLTTQKTLLIGNLNPAETTVSYHLSLADATDNLNAIANPANYTSAESSRTIYARIDNNGSVTTNYFNIKVYDQINFTPLTTAISCFGQNNGIITILPSGGKAPYTYSLDRGPFTVYTGNPVGTFTNLSPGPHTITLKDALGCTSMTQVVQITEPPLLTAEAKVEYVNCVPRIVISGSGGNSNYEYSHFGVTYTQNNAVINPSPGNQTVYVRDGNGCVASKTIVVESLKPLSWLVNYRTGVTCSGGNDGTFQVTGTGGKAPYLYSIGNEFTTMDVFKNLSVGNYTVKIKDATGCTIFFSLTMPLINPAITINPIITNDSNATNEGKINLMVSGGAAPYNYSLKDSNGKLIPSKTTNPFTGLAAGSYEAIVTDSRGCILSQKGINILNEPTPLTTTAAVTPITCVITTGTITITPNGGTLPYQYSIDNGNTYSNSNVFSNLNAGTYNLKVLDAQNALVSATATINPIKIPEITTTQQRILCHGDSNGSITGMTNNGKSPVFYSINGGPYTSYSVFENLAAGNYTLSAKDANGCIVSTTVLLEDPAPITAEITYFYRTVTVNASGGYGKYQYALDGGSYQDSRIFGMVTYGNHTISIKDPNKCTVSIPITVVEPTPLVSSYVVDKGTVTITTSGGITPYNYMLRKSSGFPLTTTQSNVFTNLINGSYDIIVSDAKGGQVLFSNIIISESIPFTASATSTLITCTDSKATLTVTPNGGSAPYQYSMSNPEKFIDSNVFSNLNAGSYGVTVRDSNGSRTSALITISGAKPVLVSAEIVSQISCNSSADGIIKANVTQGQSPYTYALDNGPFQTSDTFKNVHSGTHTIKVLDKNGCQAIVSVTLSEPTLIQTTLAVNGNSITALATGGTPPYRYSLESNNVVVVDPQNSNTFNNLPARIYKVRTIDANGCYFQSDYLEISPSPVLSASAEITPIDCNTSNGRIIVTATGGLAPYEYSIDNGNSYTSSNVFSNLIAGSYLIKVKDSQATTASITAVISPANPLTATAFITKTIDCLSNGTIDVIVSGGNGSYQYSIDNGVTYTSNPVFTNLIAGTYSILVKDTLNCTALVNAITLEQPVPLTATVAHTPITNCYSPVSDVVINAVGGTVPYQYSLNGLPFQSSSFYTGVNPGNYILEVRDANGCSFSTVFTIEAPVSFVANVAINQAQNCNDFDIATITAIGGQPPYTYSFNESNTFLASNTFTLTPGTYTLKAKDSNGCIAAVNATIAPRTAPDSTLIIINATTATSNDGALIVNATGGTAPYTYTLLNSNNTIIVPAQSANTFNNLAPGTYSVIVKDAKGCSSLQNQVTISAPYPLLAVATVIQPGCNNPMGTITVTASGGVFPYQYSMDNGVTYNLSNTFTVSPGSYSIKVRDANNAIYTFVTTIVAPNPLHLTAVVTSSVSCVSNGAIMANAIGGQAPYTYSINGSPYQTSNNFMNLNAGVYAITVRDTNNCTETINLILQAPIPIAVSATIDNQNITVTATGGTAPYQYSLDLNIFQSSNTFTVFNYGMYQVSARDAMGCIALIHVTIDPPAPLIGGKKTITIDFKPGQTLGDLVIEGQNIKWYSTKGLSTGKTSKTSETPLPPNTILVDGVTYYASQTIDGIESTERLAVTAKVNGSLATPDFVLQDFRFYPNPVQHNLSIQNPSVIDKIELISVSGKTILTKSINHTQSEIDLSNVATGFYFLKVKAEGQIKTIKIVKK; translated from the coding sequence ATGAAAAAAACTCTACTTTTTTTTATTTTACTGTTTTCTAATTATTTTTATGCTCAGGTCAGTGATATCGAGCATTGTTACGGGGATACTTCCTTTAATTTAACTACTCAAAAAACACTTTTAATTGGTAATTTAAACCCTGCCGAAACAACGGTTAGTTATCATTTAAGCCTTGCAGATGCAACTGATAACTTAAATGCTATAGCAAATCCGGCAAATTATACCAGTGCAGAAAGTTCCAGAACTATTTACGCCAGAATAGATAACAATGGAAGTGTAACGACTAATTACTTTAATATAAAAGTATATGATCAGATAAACTTTACTCCTCTTACAACAGCTATCAGCTGTTTCGGACAAAATAATGGCATCATAACTATCTTGCCATCAGGAGGTAAAGCACCTTACACTTATAGTCTGGATAGAGGTCCTTTTACGGTTTATACTGGTAATCCTGTAGGTACCTTTACCAATTTGTCACCTGGCCCTCATACGATAACCCTAAAAGATGCCTTAGGCTGTACTTCGATGACTCAAGTTGTTCAGATCACAGAACCTCCCCTCTTAACGGCTGAAGCAAAAGTTGAATATGTAAATTGTGTTCCAAGAATAGTCATTTCAGGAAGTGGGGGGAATTCTAATTATGAATATTCACATTTTGGAGTTACTTATACGCAAAACAATGCTGTTATCAATCCAAGCCCCGGAAATCAGACGGTATATGTTCGGGATGGTAATGGCTGTGTCGCTTCAAAAACAATAGTGGTAGAATCTTTAAAACCATTGTCATGGTTGGTTAACTACAGGACAGGCGTTACATGTTCGGGAGGAAACGACGGTACTTTTCAAGTTACCGGGACAGGGGGAAAAGCTCCTTACCTATATTCTATTGGAAATGAGTTTACAACGATGGATGTTTTCAAAAATTTAAGCGTTGGAAACTATACGGTAAAAATAAAGGATGCAACCGGATGTACTATTTTTTTTAGTTTAACTATGCCTCTTATTAATCCTGCTATAACTATAAACCCAATTATAACAAATGACAGCAATGCTACGAATGAGGGAAAAATAAATCTAATGGTTTCCGGTGGTGCTGCCCCATATAACTATTCCCTTAAAGACAGCAATGGAAAACTAATTCCTTCTAAGACGACTAATCCGTTTACAGGTTTAGCAGCCGGATCGTATGAAGCTATTGTAACAGACAGTCGTGGGTGTATTCTTTCACAAAAAGGAATTAATATCCTTAATGAACCTACACCGCTTACTACGACAGCGGCAGTAACTCCAATTACGTGCGTCATTACTACCGGAACGATTACGATTACTCCAAATGGTGGAACTTTGCCTTATCAATATTCAATAGATAACGGAAATACTTATAGTAATTCTAATGTATTCTCTAATTTAAATGCGGGGACTTACAATTTAAAAGTTCTTGATGCACAAAATGCTTTAGTTTCCGCAACTGCCACTATAAATCCAATAAAAATACCCGAAATAACGACAACACAACAAAGAATATTGTGTCATGGAGACTCTAATGGTTCAATTACGGGAATGACAAATAACGGAAAATCGCCTGTTTTTTATTCCATAAACGGAGGACCTTATACTTCTTATAGCGTATTTGAAAATTTGGCCGCAGGGAATTACACTTTATCTGCAAAAGATGCTAACGGCTGTATTGTTTCGACAACAGTACTATTAGAAGATCCTGCTCCGATAACTGCCGAAATTACCTATTTTTACAGAACTGTAACCGTTAATGCAAGCGGAGGTTATGGAAAATATCAATACGCCCTTGATGGAGGTAGTTATCAGGATTCGAGAATTTTTGGAATGGTAACTTATGGTAATCACACTATTTCTATAAAAGACCCTAATAAATGTACGGTAAGTATTCCTATAACAGTAGTAGAGCCTACCCCGCTTGTTTCTTCTTATGTGGTCGACAAAGGTACCGTTACCATTACTACCAGTGGGGGTATCACACCTTATAATTATATGCTTCGGAAGTCTTCGGGATTTCCATTAACTACAACTCAGTCAAATGTATTTACAAACCTAATCAATGGTTCCTACGACATAATAGTATCAGACGCAAAAGGCGGCCAAGTTCTATTCTCAAATATCATTATTTCTGAATCGATTCCATTTACGGCAAGCGCTACTTCGACTCTTATAACCTGTACGGATTCAAAAGCTACTCTAACGGTCACACCAAACGGAGGCTCAGCTCCTTATCAGTATTCCATGTCTAATCCGGAGAAGTTTATAGATTCAAATGTCTTTTCTAATTTAAATGCCGGGAGCTATGGCGTAACGGTTCGGGATTCAAATGGTTCCAGGACTAGCGCTCTGATTACTATATCTGGTGCAAAACCAGTATTGGTTTCAGCTGAAATTGTCTCACAAATAAGTTGTAATAGTTCTGCTGATGGTATAATAAAAGCAAATGTAACTCAGGGACAGTCCCCTTATACCTACGCTCTTGACAACGGCCCATTTCAGACTAGTGATACTTTTAAAAATGTTCACTCGGGAACTCACACCATAAAGGTTTTGGACAAAAATGGCTGCCAGGCTATTGTATCTGTCACATTATCAGAACCTACTTTAATACAAACAACACTTGCTGTTAATGGTAACTCGATTACTGCATTGGCAACAGGTGGAACGCCGCCTTACAGGTACTCTTTAGAAAGTAATAATGTAGTTGTGGTAGATCCTCAGAACTCTAATACTTTTAATAATCTGCCTGCACGAATTTATAAGGTTCGAACTATCGATGCAAACGGCTGTTATTTTCAATCAGATTATTTAGAAATTTCTCCGTCACCTGTTCTTTCCGCTTCAGCTGAAATAACTCCTATCGACTGTAATACTTCTAACGGAAGAATTATTGTTACTGCAACTGGAGGTTTGGCTCCTTATGAATATTCCATAGACAACGGGAATAGTTATACTTCTTCAAATGTTTTTAGTAATCTTATTGCAGGAAGTTATCTCATAAAAGTTAAAGATTCACAAGCTACTACAGCTTCTATAACTGCTGTTATAAGTCCTGCAAACCCTTTAACTGCTACAGCTTTCATCACCAAAACGATAGACTGCCTTAGTAATGGCACTATAGATGTTATCGTTTCAGGAGGTAACGGATCTTATCAATATTCAATAGACAATGGGGTTACTTATACTTCCAATCCCGTTTTTACTAATTTAATTGCAGGTACTTATTCTATTCTGGTAAAAGATACTTTAAATTGTACTGCACTTGTAAATGCTATAACGCTGGAACAGCCTGTTCCTTTAACAGCGACTGTCGCTCATACGCCCATTACAAATTGCTATTCCCCTGTAAGTGATGTAGTTATTAATGCCGTTGGCGGTACAGTTCCGTATCAATATTCCTTAAACGGTCTTCCTTTTCAATCTAGTTCTTTCTATACGGGTGTAAATCCAGGAAATTATATTCTGGAAGTCAGAGATGCAAATGGATGCAGCTTTAGTACCGTATTCACTATAGAAGCACCGGTTTCTTTCGTGGCAAATGTAGCCATTAATCAGGCTCAAAATTGTAATGATTTTGATATTGCAACCATTACAGCAATCGGAGGACAACCGCCTTACACCTATTCTTTTAACGAATCTAATACATTTTTAGCATCGAATACTTTCACTTTAACTCCCGGAACCTATACCTTAAAGGCCAAAGACAGCAATGGCTGTATCGCAGCAGTAAACGCTACGATAGCCCCCCGTACTGCTCCTGATAGTACATTAATCATTATAAATGCAACAACTGCAACCAGTAACGACGGAGCTCTAATCGTAAATGCGACTGGAGGTACAGCTCCTTATACTTACACCCTTTTGAACAGCAATAATACAATCATAGTTCCGGCGCAAAGCGCAAATACCTTTAATAATCTGGCTCCCGGAACTTATAGTGTGATTGTTAAGGATGCTAAAGGCTGTTCTTCGTTACAAAATCAGGTAACCATTTCGGCTCCTTATCCACTTTTAGCTGTGGCTACTGTTATTCAGCCAGGTTGTAATAATCCAATGGGAACAATAACCGTAACGGCATCGGGAGGTGTCTTTCCTTATCAATATTCAATGGATAATGGTGTAACTTATAACCTCTCCAATACTTTTACAGTTTCTCCGGGCAGCTATAGCATAAAAGTGCGTGATGCTAATAATGCTATCTATACTTTTGTAACAACGATTGTAGCTCCAAATCCATTACATCTTACTGCAGTAGTTACTTCCTCAGTATCCTGCGTTTCAAACGGAGCAATCATGGCAAATGCTATAGGTGGACAAGCACCATATACATATTCCATAAATGGAAGTCCTTACCAGACAAGCAATAACTTTATGAATTTAAATGCGGGTGTTTACGCCATAACTGTAAGAGATACTAATAATTGTACAGAAACAATCAATTTAATACTGCAAGCACCAATTCCTATAGCGGTTTCGGCAACAATCGACAATCAAAATATAACTGTTACCGCAACCGGTGGCACTGCACCGTATCAATATTCATTAGATTTAAACATTTTTCAGTCAAGCAACACTTTTACAGTTTTCAACTACGGGATGTATCAGGTGTCTGCAAGAGACGCTATGGGATGTATTGCATTAATTCATGTTACCATAGATCCTCCTGCACCTTTAATAGGCGGAAAAAAAACAATAACAATCGATTTTAAACCAGGCCAAACTTTAGGAGATCTTGTTATCGAAGGTCAGAACATAAAATGGTACAGCACTAAAGGCCTTTCAACAGGTAAAACAAGTAAAACTTCAGAAACTCCTTTGCCACCGAACACTATTTTAGTGGACGGCGTTACGTATTATGCCTCTCAAACCATAGACGGAATCGAAAGTACGGAACGTCTTGCCGTTACAGCAAAAGTAAACGGATCGCTTGCGACACCTGATTTTGTGCTGCAGGATTTCAGATTTTATCCAAATCCAGTTCAACACAACTTATCGATACAGAACCCATCGGTTATTGATAAAATTGAATTAATCTCGGTTTCCGGAAAGACTATTTTAACGAAGAGCATAAACCATACACAATCTGAAATTGATTTATCCAATGTGGCTACAGGATTTTATTTCCTTAAAGTAAAAGCTGAAGGACAAATCAAAACCATTAAAATAGTGAAGAAATAA
- a CDS encoding retropepsin-like aspartic protease: protein MENLHEVLKKEKYRKIKFNVTKTQHLSIKAKINGVSGNFILDTGASNSCVGFESIERFELTAKKSKTKASGAGGTGMLTQISKHNRLQLGSWKNHDFSLVIFDLSHVNEALESYKAKPVHGIIGADVLLEGKAIIDYYNHYLYLK, encoded by the coding sequence ATGGAAAATCTTCACGAGGTTCTCAAAAAAGAGAAATACAGAAAAATAAAATTCAATGTCACCAAAACGCAGCATTTATCGATTAAGGCAAAAATCAACGGTGTTTCGGGAAATTTTATTTTAGATACCGGTGCCTCTAATTCCTGTGTAGGATTTGAAAGTATTGAACGTTTTGAACTGACGGCAAAAAAGTCTAAAACCAAAGCTTCGGGTGCCGGAGGAACGGGAATGTTAACCCAAATTTCAAAGCACAATCGCCTACAGCTTGGAAGTTGGAAAAACCACGATTTTAGTCTGGTAATTTTTGATCTCTCCCATGTCAATGAAGCTCTGGAATCTTACAAAGCAAAACCGGTTCATGGCATTATTGGTGCCGATGTTCTGCTTGAAGGTAAAGCAATTATCGATTATTACAATCATTATTTGTACTTGAAATAA